From Pagrus major chromosome 18, Pma_NU_1.0, a single genomic window includes:
- the LOC141012998 gene encoding protocadherin gamma-A11-like — MKRGSVIGNLAKDLGLETGALSNRRARIDTDGTDKRYCDINLNNGELIVADRIDREGLCGEKASCILKHEIVLENPLELHRISLHIQDINDNSPQFNEESINLEIRESAVRGARFVIEEAHDADVGQNSVQQYSLKKNDNFILAANGNTIHLILDKELDREKQEEINVLLTALDGGSPQRSGTVVIHVTVLDANDNEPVFSQAVYKASLPENSPVDTVVVTVSAADADEGINGDVTYDFGHVTEDVKKIFSIDRKSGEIRVIGAVDYETTTSYEIRVKAKDGLGLSSYAKAIISITDVNDNAPVVNLKSLTNPIPEDTTPGTEVGIINVQDRDSERNRQVRCSIQQGAPFKLVPSIKNYYSLVTTGQLDRELVSDYNITITATDEGSPPLSSSKTVQLSVADINDNPPVFEEQSYSAYVSENNKPGSTLCSVTARDPDWRQNGTVIYSLLPGEVNGAPVSSYLSVNGDTGVIHAVRSFDYEQFRSFKVQVMARDNGSPPLSSNVTVSVFISDVNDNSPQILYPAPEGNSFMTELVPKAAHGGSLVSKVIAVDADSGQNAWLSYHIVKSTDPGLFTIGVHSGEIRTQRDISESDSMKQNLIVAVKDNGQPSLSATCSMYLLISDNLAEVPELKDISYDEKNSKLTSYLIIALVSVSTFFLTFIIIILGVRFCRRRKPRLLFDGAVAIPSAYLPPNYADVDGTGTLRSAYNYDAYLTTGSRTSDFKFVTSYNDNTLPADQTLRKSPSDFADVFGDCDGSPEVGTCVTLSVPDV, encoded by the coding sequence ATGAAACGAGGATCGGTCATTGGGAATTTAGCCAAGGATCTCGGGCTGGAGACGGGCGCTCTCTCTAACAGAAGAGCCCGTATTGACACCGACGGGACCGATAAACGTTACTGTGACATCAACCTGAATAACGGAGAGCTGATTGTTGCCGACAGGATTGACCGAGAGGGGCTTTGTGGAGAAAAGGCTTCGTGCATCCTAAAACACGAGATTGTGCTGGAGAATCCTCTCGAGCTTCATCGGATTAGTCTCCACATTCAAGATATCAATGATAACTCGCCTCAATTTAACGAAGAATCGATTAATTTAGAAATCCGAGAGTCAGCAGTCAGGGGAGCTCGTTTTGTGATAGAAGAGGCGCACGATGCGGATGTGGGACAGAATTCAGTTCAGCAGTACAGCCTTAAAAAGAATGATAATTTCATTTTGGCTGCTAATGGAAACACAATACACCTTATTCTTGACAAAGAGCTTGATcgtgaaaaacaagaagagatcAATGTGCTCCTCACAGCTCTAGATGGTGGCTCTCCTCAGAGATCAGGTACTGTAGTCATACACGTCACTGTGCTGGATGCTAATGATAACGAGCCAGTGTTCAGCCAGGCCGTTTATAAAGCCAGTCTgcctgaaaactctcctgtagATACTGTAGTGGTCACAGTGAGCGCTGCTGATGCAGACGAGGGAATTAATGGAGATGTGACTTATGACTTTGGACAtgtcactgaagatgtaaaGAAGATATTTAGTATTGACCGTAAATCAGGTGAGATACGAGTAATTGGCGCCGTTGACTATGAAACTACAACATCATATGAAATACGCGTTAAAGCAAAAGATGGACTGGGGCTGTCATCTTATGCGAAGGCAATCATTTCTATCACTGATGTGAATGACAATGCCCCTGTAGTCAATTTAAAATCACTGACGAATCCCATACCAGAAGACACCACACCTGGTACAGAGGTGGGCATCATTAACGTGCAGGACAGAGACTCTGAGCGCAACAGACAGGTCCGCTGCTCCATTCAGCAAGGAGCCCCTTTTAAGTTGGTTCCTTCTATTAAAAACTATTATTCTCTGGTGACCACAGGACAACTGGACCGTGAACTAGTGTCTGATTACAACATTACAATCACTGCCACTGACGAGGGCTCtccacctctgtcctcctctaaaACTGTTCAGTTATCTGTAGCAGACATCAACGACAACCCACCTGTGTTTGAGGAACAGTCGTACAGCGCatatgtgagtgaaaataacaaacctgGCTCCACTTTATGTTCCGTTACTGCTCGAGACCCTGACTGGAGACAAAACGGTACAGTGATTTATTCTCTGTTACCCGGTGAGGTGAACGGTGCCCCGGTGTCCTCCTATCTGTCTGTTAACGGAGACACGGGGGTGATCCACGCTGTGAGGTCGTTTGATTATGAACAGTTCAGGAGTTTTAAAGTGCAGGTGATGGCCAGAGACAacggttctcctcctctcagcagcaACGTGACCGTCAGTGTGTTCATATCGGATGTGAATGACAACTCTCCTCAGATACTGTACCCCGCCCCGGAGGGCAACTCCTTCATGACCGAGCTGGTCCCCAAAGCTGCACACGGAGGCTCTCTGGTGTCCAAAGTGATAGCGGTGGACGCGGACTCCGGACAGAACGCCTGGCTCTCCTATCATATAGTGAAATCCACAGATCCGGGACTTTTCACTATTGGTGTCCACAGCGGAGAGATCAGGACACAGCGGGACATTTCTGAATCTGACAGCATGAAACAGAACCTTATTGTGGCAGTGAAAGATAACGgacagccctctctctctgccacctgttccatgtatttacttatttctgATAACTTGGCTGAGGTGCCAgaactgaaggacatttcttatGATGAGAAGAATTCCAAACTGACCTCTTATCTGATCATCGCGCTGGTGTCTGTGTCCACCTTTTTCctgaccttcatcatcatcatcctgggTGTGAGGTTTTGTCGCAGGAGAAAGCCCAGATTGTTGTTTGATGGAGCAGTCGCCATCCCCAGCGCTTATCTCCCTCCTAATTACGCAGATGTTGACGGCACAGGAACTTTACGCAGCGCTTACAACTATGACGCATACCTGACAACAGGATCTAGAACCAGTGACTTTAAGTTTGTGACATCTTACAATGACAACACACTGCCTGCTGACCAGACTCTGAGGAAAAGTCCATCAGACTTTGCAGATGTGTTTGGAGACTGTGATGGTTCTCCTGAGGTAGGCACATGTGTCACATTATCTGTCCCAGATGTGTAA